In Tenacibaculum sp. 190524A02b, the genomic stretch TAAAGATAAAGGAACAAATAAAACGTTTAAGAAAGAAAGTTTAGAAAAAAACACCTATTACTGGTACGTACAATCTTTTGATAAAGCGAACAATAAGAGCGAGAAAAGTAACACATTTTTAATAACAATTAATTAAATAACAAGAGTATGAAAAGGATACTTAACATTTTTACCTTACTACTTACAATAGGAGTAACCGCGCAACATTACACACCATTAAGTTATAGTTTTAACGGTACACCAAAAAATGGAATTAAAATAAAAACAAATTTACCGTATATAAGTAGCTCACAAATGCCAACAGTTATTATTGAAGGGTATAACTATGGAAAAGGAAAGTCTATAGGAGTAATGCTTAACTGGTATATTTATCAAGGTAATTTTATAAGTTATGGAGCATCAAGTCATGGAGCATACGCACCCCCTATTAAATTAGCAAATGAAGGAGGAAAAGTGGTTATATTTTTAGATTCTAGAGAATATTTTAACAGATTTCAAGTAAGAGCATATGCAAAAGGAAGAGTTCAAGATGATATTGCTGCAAATTATGAAAATTGGACAACTGTAGATGAGGTTATTTCGGGTACTAATGTGGTAAGTGTACCTTATAATAATCCTAGTTTACAAGGGGATGTAAATATAGATGGGATTATTAATGTAACAACAAATAACGACGCAGTTTTAAATTTTAATAATACAGATAACTCATGGCAGTACATGCAGTTTAAACAAAGTGGAAGCAGAAAAGCATATGTAGGACTTAATTCAAGTAACGACTTTGTTATCGCAAAAGAAAAAGGAGGAGATATTGCTTTTCTTGGGGCTAATGTAGGTGTTGGGACCAATACTCCAAGTGCTAAGTTAGAAGTTAATGGAAGTTTGTTGTTAAAATCTACTCCTTATGTTTCATATGGAATAGAGAGAGCTAATGGGGCAAAAGCAGCATTTGCTATAACATCAAATACACATGACGCTTTTTTAAGTAGCTCAGGGAACTTAAAGTTTTTGACAGATAATTTAGATGGTAATGATACTTCAACTAAAATGCTGTTAACTAGAGATGGTAGATTAGGAATTGGAACAACTAAAATACCAACGGAATATAAATTAGCAGTAGATGGTTCAATAGGAGCAAGAGAAATAAAAGTAGAATCTAGAACATGGCCAGACTATGTATTTACTAAAGAATACACCTTACCAACCTTAAAAGAAGTAGAAAAACATATAAATGAAAAAGGACATTTACCTAACATTCCATCTGCTAAAGAAGTAAAGGAGAATAAAGGAATAGAATTAGGAGAAATGAATAGAAAATTGTTAGAAAAAGTAGAGGAATTAACTTTATACACCATTCAACAAGAAAAACAATTGGTAACTCATAAAAAAGAAATAGAAAACTCAAAAACAGTTAATAAACAATTGTTAAATGTTATTGAAAAACTAGAAAAAAGAATAGAGAAATTAGAAAATAAATAGTTTATATAACGTTTAAATTAAAAGCCCTTTCTAAATTAATTTTAGGAAGGGCTTTTTTATGAAGTTTTTATTTTGACTACTAAAAATAGCTGTGGGGTTATTCATCACATCAAGAGTGTTTTGTTATGATAATATAGAAAATTGTATTTCTTTTTTTGGCTTTTTAAATAATAAAACAGTAATCTTATGCGTTGGTAAATGTGTAATAAATTAACATTTTTATTGCTGTTTTTACATTGAGAACTCTTTGTTTACTAGGTGTAACTACTACTTTTTTCTAACACTTTGTTAAAAAAATTAAAAAAAACAGTGTAAGTTTAGTTAACTTTGTGTTTTGTTAATTGTTTGCTTTATAGTGGTTTGTGAGGTTTTTAGGTGTTGTTGATGCAGGAGTTGATAAGCTCGTTTTTACAATTTCTTAATGTTTAAGAATGTATTTGACATAAAAAATCGCTATAATTGTACTATTAAAAAATGATAGTTATTTAACTCTACCTACTACACACCAAATAACTATCTGCAATATGTGAAAGGGACTTTTGTGTTCCTAAAACTAAGTATAACTAAAAACCAAATAAATTCTCATGTGAGTGAGAGAGGCGAAGCCTTGATTATAACCGATAACTAATACTATAAACTAAACCAAACTAAATTTATGAAATATGCTAACGGTTGGCATGTGATATATGTCAGATCACGTTGGGAAAAGAAAGTCTATGAATCTTTAAAAGAGATAAGTTTAGAGTCATTTTTTCCACAAGTAAAAACACTAAAACAATGGAGTGATCGCAAAAAAGTGATATTAAAGCCATTGTTGCCTTCTTATGTGTTTGTTAACCTAAATTCACCTACAGAGTTGCATAAAGCTTTATCTGTAAACGGAGCCTGTTCTTATATACGTTTTGGTAAAGAATATGCTAGAGTTACAGAAAAAGAAATAGATAAAATGAAAATGTTAGTAGGAGATGATAATATTTTAGGCGTTGAAGCTAATAATGAGCTACCTAAAGTAGGAGAGGTTAGAAAAATAACTAATGGGCCTTTAAATGGCTTTGATTGTGAGGTTTTAAAAGTAAATAATACTCGAAAAATTATTGTTAGAATAGAGTCATTAAGACAAAATTTTACAGCAACTGTACCAGTAGATTATATGTCTGGTATTCTAGAATTTGCATAATGATTTTTTTTAATTACATATTATAATTTATGTGTAATATAATATATGTACAGTATGTGCATAACTGTAAGCCTCTAACCAAAAAATTATGGGATAAAGGCTTACAGTTAATACCTAAAGAGTTTCATACCTCAATAAATAAATTTAGGTTTTGGAATGATCGTCAAGCTAGCTTATTAGGTAAGCTTTTATTACAAAAAGCATTTAAAAACTTATCAATAAATAAGTCGCTTAATGATATTCAGTATACAAAATATAATAAACCATACATAGAGGATACGATCTCTTTTAATATTTCCCATTCAGGAGAATACGTGGTTTGTGCTTATGTTAAAGAGAAAAATGCTTTGGGTATTGATGTAGAAAAAATAAATAAAGAAATAAATATTGACGATTTTTCTACTGTTTTAAATAGTTCAGAAAAGAACAATATTGTAAAGTCGACCTCTCCATTTGATGAGTTTTATAAAATCTGGACAATTAAAGAATCGGTATGTAAGGCAGATGGAAGAGGATTGAACTTTCCGCTACAAACTATTAAAATTCATTCAGATTGTATTCATCAAGAAACTAAAAGATGGTATTATAAAAACATTGACATTCATAATGATTATAAATGTCATTTAGTTACTTCTGAAAAAGATTTTACATTGGATATAAGTATGCTTACAAACAAAGAACTGTTTGAAATGTAAAGTAAAAACTAACTTACTTATAAAATAGCCATAGAAAATTATTAAGTAATAAAACTTAAATTTTATTCAAGTAAGGTTACTTGGTTGATTTTGAGTGTTCAAAAATTGCTTAAAAGTCATGAATATGATGCTTGTTTTATAATAGGTTAGGGTATTGTTGCTAATTTGTAAAGCAAAGACTAAAAAACGTATCAATTAATAAAAAGAAAAAATATGGAAGTTTTGAAATTTGGAGGAACTTCAGTAAGTTCTAAAAGATCTTTAGAGAATATGCTGCAAATAATTAAAGGTTATGATTTAGAGGAATCGCCATTAATAATAGTAGTATCAGCTTTAAAAGGAATAACAAATGAATTAGTAAACCTAATTAATTTACTAATTAAGCATGATGAAGAGTATAAACTCACCCTTGAAATAATAAAAAATAAACATTATGATTTTATTGATACTTTATTTGATAATGAGCCTGTTGATTTATTAAATGATATTGAATATACTTATAAAAACCTAATTGATGTAACGAGTGAAATATATGCTAGTAAAGAGGTGCAAAATAAAGATCATGATAGCTTACTAAGTTTTGGAGAGTTATTTTCAGCTAGAATAATAACTGCCTATTTGCAGGATAATGGGTTAGGTTTTTTATTTAAAGACGCTAGAAGCTTAATTTTAACTGATGATACTCATAGGAGTGCAAAGGTTAATTGGGAATTAACAAAAGAAGCTGTAACTTCATTTTTTCATAAGAATAAAGAAAGCTATGTTATAACCGGGTTTATAGCTAGTTCTATATATGGAGATACTACTACGTTAGGTAGAGGAGGATCTGATTATACAGCAACTATATTAGGTACATTATTGAAGGCAGAAAAAGTAACTAAATGGACAGATGTGAATGGTATTATGACTGCTGATCCTAATAAGGTGTCTAAAGCAAATTCATTAAGTAATATTACCTATGATGAGCTTAAAAGCTTGTCAAAATTTGGAGCAAATGTTTTAGTGCATCCTGAGTCTATTGATGAACTTTCAAAGCACAATATACCTTTTTTAATTAGAAATACATTTAATTGTGAGTTTACAGGAACTCAAGTTATAAACCAATATTTTTCTCCTCAAAAAGCGCTGTCATTACACCAGTCATGCAGTCTTGTAAGTTTTGAAAAAGAATGGAGTTTGCCTAAAGAGCTAATTAAGGAAATTTTAGATAAAAACTATTTGTTTTTTAGAATGAAAACTCCTAGTAGTAATGAAAGATCCTACTATGTTGTGGCAGATGAATGTGTTAATTTTTTTGATAAAGACACGTGTAAGAACGAAAGTAGTTTACCCTTACTTTCTAGCGTAAAAAATATTGAAATTGTAAAGAGAAATATTGCATTAATTACAATTACAAGTCAAAGTATGGATAAAAAGCAAGAATTAGGAAGGATTAAAACCTTATTAAATACTAATGGTATTAGTATTTTGGGGTCTAGATTATTCTTTAATTCCATTTCTTTGATATTTGAAAAAGGTAACTTTCAAGAAGTATTAACATTATTGCATGAAGAATTGTCTGAAGCTATTTTGGAAGACGGTTTGATACTATAAATTAAAAATATTTTACTACTACCTTCAAAGAGCACAATATCCAGAAGCTTACTTCGGAACCAAACTTGATATCTTATAAATACCTCTCGTAAGGTTG encodes the following:
- a CDS encoding UpxY family transcription antiterminator; the encoded protein is MKYANGWHVIYVRSRWEKKVYESLKEISLESFFPQVKTLKQWSDRKKVILKPLLPSYVFVNLNSPTELHKALSVNGACSYIRFGKEYARVTEKEIDKMKMLVGDDNILGVEANNELPKVGEVRKITNGPLNGFDCEVLKVNNTRKIIVRIESLRQNFTATVPVDYMSGILEFA
- a CDS encoding 4'-phosphopantetheinyl transferase family protein — protein: MCNIIYVQYVHNCKPLTKKLWDKGLQLIPKEFHTSINKFRFWNDRQASLLGKLLLQKAFKNLSINKSLNDIQYTKYNKPYIEDTISFNISHSGEYVVCAYVKEKNALGIDVEKINKEINIDDFSTVLNSSEKNNIVKSTSPFDEFYKIWTIKESVCKADGRGLNFPLQTIKIHSDCIHQETKRWYYKNIDIHNDYKCHLVTSEKDFTLDISMLTNKELFEM
- a CDS encoding aspartate kinase, whose protein sequence is MEVLKFGGTSVSSKRSLENMLQIIKGYDLEESPLIIVVSALKGITNELVNLINLLIKHDEEYKLTLEIIKNKHYDFIDTLFDNEPVDLLNDIEYTYKNLIDVTSEIYASKEVQNKDHDSLLSFGELFSARIITAYLQDNGLGFLFKDARSLILTDDTHRSAKVNWELTKEAVTSFFHKNKESYVITGFIASSIYGDTTTLGRGGSDYTATILGTLLKAEKVTKWTDVNGIMTADPNKVSKANSLSNITYDELKSLSKFGANVLVHPESIDELSKHNIPFLIRNTFNCEFTGTQVINQYFSPQKALSLHQSCSLVSFEKEWSLPKELIKEILDKNYLFFRMKTPSSNERSYYVVADECVNFFDKDTCKNESSLPLLSSVKNIEIVKRNIALITITSQSMDKKQELGRIKTLLNTNGISILGSRLFFNSISLIFEKGNFQEVLTLLHEELSEAILEDGLIL